The genomic interval AACTCATTATTGGTGACCGCCAAACGGGCAAAACGACTATCGCTGTTGACACCATTCTAAACCAATACAAACAGAATCAGACCGACGATCTTAAAAGTAAACTTTTCTGTATTTATGTAGCCATCGGTCAAAAGCAATCCTCCATTTCAAGAATTGTTAAAACACTACAAGATCAAGGCGCCATGGATTACACCATCGTTGTTTCGGCAACAGCCTCTGATCCGGCGACTCTCCAGTATTTAGCCCCCTACAGCGCCTGTGCCATGGGCGAATATTTCCGTGACCGTGGGATGCATGCGGTCATCATTTATGACGACCTGACAAAACATGCCATTGCTTACCGACAGATGTCGCTGTTGTTAAGGCGCCCCCCTGGACGAGAAGCCTTCCCTGGCGATGTCTTTTATCTCCATTCCAGACTTTTGGAAAGATCCGCCAAGATGAGTGATGAATGTGGCGGCGGCTCGCTGACAGCTTTGCCCATTATTGAAACGCAAGCTGGTGACGTGTCTGCCTATATTCCAACCAATGTGATTTCCATTACCGATGGACAAATCTTCCTGGAATCAGACTTATTTTACCAGGGCATTCGCCCCGCCATTAATGTGGGCTTATCGGTTAGTCGCGTTGGATCCGCAGCCCAAACCAAGGCTATGAAACAAGTGGCTGGGCGCATTAAGTTGGATTTAGCGCAATATCGTGAAATGGCTGCCTTCTCACAGTTTTCCAGCGACCTTGACGTCTCAACACGCCAACTTTTGGAACGAGGCCATCGCTTGACAGAAATGTTAAAGCAACCCCAACATCACCCATTAAGCCAGGCAGAAATTATTTTGTTTTTGTTTGCCGGTGTGCGTGGATTTTTAGATAAACTTCCCGTTGAACAACTAGGCGCTTTCGAAAAAAAATATTTAAAAGACCTGCACCATTTCCATCCCGAGATTTTCGAAGAGATTGAACAAAAAAATACATTAGGTGAAACCCATCAGCAAAAATTAATATCATTTTTGGATAATTACATTAAAGAATGGACTCCTTCCAAATGATTTTGCGGGATTTTTATGGCAGAGTTTTGGTGCAGAAGCAAGGTGAAAAATCCGCGCATAGCCAGCTACGTAAGGATTTTGAACCGAAGGTTTATGTGCAAAAACTCTGCCATAAAAATCCCGCAAAATCATTTGGAAGGGGTATAGACTCATGACCACCCTTAAACACCTTCGTGAACGCATCAAAAGCATTCAATCGACCCAGAAAATCACTGCTGCGATGAAAATGGTGGCCGCGTCAAAACTACGTCGAGCCCAAGATGCTTCACATATCTTCCAAGAATATGCTGAAGAAATAGTTGATCTTTTGCATCAGTCCATGGCTCAGGATTTGCGTTTGGAGGACTGGTCTTCTGATGATATCCGATTACTAAAAGGGGGCGAAGGTCCCCCGCTGTTTTTGGTTGTCAGTACCGAACGGGGATTATGCGGTGGGTACAACACCAATTTGATCAAAGCCCTGCGGGTTCATCTGAATAAAGCTCCAGATTTTCGTTTTGCCATCATCGGTCGCAAAGGTCAGAACCTTGCGGACCCTATGTGGAAAGATAAAGTTTTGTCACTATCTCTGACCGAAGGTGTATCTTTCGACACCTCTGTTCAGCTTGTGCAACAACTCCGCGCATGGCTTGATCAAAAATTGATTGGCTCGATTCAATGCGTCCATTACAGTTATAAAAACGTTCTGACTCAGCAATTGCGACTGACCCCTCTGGTCCCTTTTTTGTGCGAATCAGTTCCTGAAACCCCCACTGATTATTTAACAGAACCAACCCCTAACCTGCTGTTGCCCCAATTATTAAAAGATCATTTGAATACCCAGGTTCACAGGATTTTGTTGGAAAGCGTAGCTTGTGAACAGGCATCCAGGATGACAGCGATGGACAGTGCTACCCGGAATGCGCGTGACATTCTTGCCAGACTAAGGTCAACCTACAATAAAACTCGCCAATCCCAAATTACGAATCAGTTAATAGAGATCATTTCTGCTGCCCAGGCTGTTTAAGAAACACCGTTTAAGGAAAATTATGACAATATCTTCCCCCTCACAAAATAATCACGGTCTTATCTCTCAAGTTATCGGGGCTGTTGTAGATGTTTATTTCGAAGACAACCTCCCCCCTATCTTGAACGCTTTGGAGGTATCGGTTGACTACGCTGGCCAGAACCTTAAATTGGTTTTAGAAGTTGCCCAACATTTAGGCGAAAACACCGTCCGTACCATTGCCATGGATGCCACCAATGGTTTGCGTCGCGGTCAAATTGTCACTGACACAGGCAAGCCAATTACGGTTCCGGTGGGCTCGGGCACCTTGGGGCGCATCATGAATGTAACCGGCGACCCCGTTGACGAGCGGGGTCCCATAAAAGCCACGGCCATGATGCCCATTCACCGCGATCCCCCAGACTTTACTCATCAATCTTCGGAAACAGAAATATTGGTCACCGGCATTAAGGTTATTGATCTTTTAATGCCCTATCCCCGTGGTGGGAAAATTGGGTTGTTTGGCGGTGCCGGTGTCGGCAAAACGGTCTTAATTATGGAACTGATTAACAACGTCGCCAAAAAACATGGGGGCTACTCCGTTTTTGCCGGCGTTGGGGAACGCACCCGCGAAGGGAATGACCTTTACCATGAAATGATAGAATCCGGTGTGAATAACCTAAAAGAAACGGGGTCTAAGGCCGCCCTGATATATGGACAAATGAATGAGCCCCCCGGTGCCCGGGCCCGTGTCGCCTTGACAGGCCTAACAGTTGCTGAATATTTTCGCGACGTGGAACAAAAAGACGTTTTGTTCTTTATTGATAACATTTTCCGCTTTACCCAAGCAGGGGCCGAAGTGTCGGCTTTATTGGGGCGTATTCCCTCTGCCGTGGGTTACCAACCGACGTTGTCTTCTGAAATGGGTGCCTTGCAGGAACGAATCACCACAACGCTGACAGGCTCCATCACCAGCGTACAGGCCATTTATGTCCCCGCTGATGACTTGACCGATCCAGCGCCAGCTGCCTCCTTTGCGCATTTGGATGCCACCACAGTCCTCAGCCGCCAGATTGCTGAGTTGGGCATTTATCCTGCCGTTGACCCCTTGGATTCAAGTTCGCGTATTTTGGATCCAGAGGTTGTTGGAGAAGAACATTACCAGGTGGCCCGTGACGTGCAAAAAATCTTGCAGGCTTACAAAGCTTTGCAAGATATCATCGCCATCTTGGGTCTGGAAGAACTTTCTGAGGAAGACAAATTAACGGTAGCCAGAGCCAGAAAAATTCAACGTTTCCTATCGCAACCCTTCCACGTTGCTGAAATCTTTACAGGAACCTCGGGCGTTTTCGTTGATTTGAACGATACCATTCAGGCATTCAAGGCGATTGTGCGCGGCGATTATGATCACTTGCCCGAATCAGCTTTTTACATGGTTGGAACCATTCAAGAGGTTTTACAAAAGGCTGAGCTTATGGGCGCAAAGGCAGAGGGTTGATGTCACTATTTACCTTAAAAGTCATAACCCCAGGTGGGGTTTTTTATCAAGGGGACGTCACGCAGGTGATCGTGCCAGCGACCGAGGGGCCTATGGGAATTTTGCCCCATCATGCATCAATTATTGCCTCATTGATAAGGGGGGAGATTGACATTCAAATATCTGAATCCGACAATAAGACTTTGGCTATTCAGTCAGGATATGTGAAGATGACTGACAACGTCTGTATGATTTTGGCAGTATTTTAAAAAGACACACTGTATTCTAATATACCCCACAAACAGGCGTAGAAAAATCTTGGGATTTTTGACGATTTCTGTGTATTTGTGCTCATGAGGGAAGTATCTTGGTCCACTTCCCATCAAAACTCCCAGTGTGTGATCTTAATTGCAACTTACTCAGAAGATATTATCCAAGGAATATTTAACTTGCCCAGTCAGGTTTTTCAAAATATCACACAATCTATTTATCAAATGGCGAATTAAAGGTATGATCAGTAAGTAGGCTTGTAAGGTATCAAAGATGGAAATTATTGTTTTTGCAGTGTTGGCTGGGTATTTATTCTTCCGGTTGTGGAGTGTTTTGGGCACGCGCACTGGCAATGAAAAGCCCTTAAACCCCTTGGGCCAAGCGCGTTTCGAGGAGGGTGAAAAAGACAATGTGATTGTCATACCCAAACAATTTGGAAAAGCCAGTTCGACAGAGGAATCGGATTCCAAGGTCGATGTTCAGGTCAGCCAGTTGAAAAAGGTGATGCCTGATTTCGATGTTGGATCGTTCATTCGCGGGTCGGAAAATGCCTTTGGTCTTATTATCAAGGCATACAGTGAGGGAAATGAAAATCTATTGAAGCAACTTTTGGAAGAAACAGTTTACGACCAGTTCTATACAGCCATCCAAGACCGTCAACAAAAAGGCCTGCGCCAAGAAACTGAAGTTGATTCGATTCAAGCAGAGTTGGTATCGATCGATGTCGTTGATAAAAAGGCCCAGATCACTGTGCGCTTTAAAAGTGACCAGATGATTGCGACGTTTAATCAGGTTGGTGAAAACATTGACAACCCTGCTCGAATACGCGTCCCGGTTACGGATTTATGGACGTTTGAAAAGCCCATAAAAGCCAAAACCCCAACTTGGTTATTGATTAGAACCAGTGTTGATACCATTTGACGATCTGCCTGGGTGGAGGCAGGATACCTTTTTATCGCTTGGGCGGGCTTTGTTATATTCAGCCCCGGTCGTTCTTGACGACCCTGTTTTAAAAGAGTGGCATCCTTTTTATCAGGCAGTGGTCCAGCATAATGGGGCAAACTGGCGTTATCTGATACAGCAATACTTAAGGGCTTATCGTCTTGAAGCCCCCATGCATTTTACAGGTTATTATGAACCTTTATTGCGCGGATCATTGCAACAATGGGGCGTTTATCAAACGCCCCTATACGCCTTGACGAATGATTGTACCCTGCCCCGTTCTGCCATTGTGAAAGGTGCGCTGGCGGGACAGGGGCTTGAGTTGGTTTGGGTTGATGATCCCATTGCCGCCTTCTTTTTACAGATTCAAGGATCAGGTCGCATTCAATTAGATGACGGCACTGTTTTAAGGTTAGGTTATGCAGGGACGAACCGTCATCCCTATCATCCCATAGGGAAAACATTGATCACGCAAAAATCGTTAGACCTTGAGAATGTAACAATGCAAACGATTAGCCAATGGCTGAAGGACAACCCCGTCCAGGCAGAAGACGTCATGTCAACGAACAAATCTTATGTGTTTTTTAAGGTCTTGGCTGAGGGCGGTCCCATCGGAACACAAGGTGTGCCGCTAACACCAGGGCGAAGTCTTGCCGTGGATCAGAAACATATGGCTTTGGGAACTTTGGTATGGGTTGATATCCCTCACCCTCTTCAGAAAGATGTAAATCTCCAACACCTAATGATTGCCCAAGATACGGGCGGCGCCATTAAGGGACCCGCGCGGGGGGATTACTTTTGGGGTTTTGGGGAAAACGCTGAACAGTCCGCTGGCGTCATGAATGTTAAAGGTGATTGTTACCGTTTGTTACCTATTTAGGAATTGTGATGAAAGGTCCAACCCCTGAAGATATAGCCTTATGGAAACTGTTTAGTGAGGGCATCAAACGTCTCACAAAAACAAAAACAGATTTTGCAACGCCGCGACCAGCCCATCACCTCTCATCCCCCGCTCCCAAAAGGGATATCGTCATCCCTGGAAAACCCCGTGGCACAAGCCAGCCGTTAGTCACCTTAGAGGCCCGTGATCTAAAAGCCATTAGCATAGATGGCCGATTGGACCTGCACGGGCATACTCTGGAACGTGCCCAGGCTTCTTTAGGCCGATTTATGAACGCCAGCCAGCAAATGAATCGGCGATGGGTTTTGGTAATCAGCGGCAAAGGTCTTCACAGCGCTGATGGACGGGCTACGTTAAAAACCTTTGTGCAGGAATGGTTCCGTCAAAACACCCATTTGGTGGTGGGATTTGCCGAATCAAAGCCCCAGGACGGGGGTGCCGGCGCCTTTTATGTGAAGGTCCGCCGTTTGCGCATCCATGATTAATCAGCAATTCATTTTAGAACTGGGCTCCTACAATTTATCACGTTTCAAATTGAAGTTCTGCTTTTATTGCCACTGGCTTTCAAGCCATTCATAGCGCACCTTGGCCTGCGTTCCCGTAAGACCTACATGTGATCCAATGTCCTTCCACCAATTATCGTCAAGTTTCATATGAAGCATTTGCTTCGCGGCAATAACCGCCCCAATAAAGGCGTTTTGTCTATGACTTAAATATGCCGCCTCATCTTTAGAATCTACCGACCAAGAAGGCCTAACATTGAACAAAATTTCTTGCAAATGTGTCAAGATCCCCGAGAAACCAACATTCTGTCGAACAAGGGTAACTTCTTCGCCCACTCGATGGAGGGTATCGCGAATTACAGACCATTCTTGCTTTTTAGGGGCCCGTCCAAAATCAATTCCCCACTCGCCTCCAGTTGCAACGATATTGGCCAAAATTGCGGGGGAAACTTCTCGGGGTTTCTTTAAATGACTTAGTGCTCTAAGTGCTCTTAATGGAGTCGCCAAGTCCGGTGTCAAGGTATGACTTCTTTCAGTTTTTGTTATAAAATTTCCCCATACCTTATCTTTATGATCAGCGGACACTCTTTGTAAATTGCTTACAAACATGATGGCAGACAGGCCTTCATCATTCACGTAGGTAGACATGGAAGGTTTAGCAGCCAAAAGCATGCCCACATTTTCATGCCTATTCCAATGTGTAGAATTTATAACAGACTCCAGAATCGCGTCTTCTGGGAAAAGTTTCAGAATACTTTGCAATAAGGGTTCCCCGGCAGGATCAGAACGAACTTCCACAACTTGAGTGACCAAGTTTTGACCAAGATTATTACGCCAACGGGCAAGCTGATCTTTAAAACCCGACTCAAACAAGGTTTGGATCATTATAAAGCTGGGATTAGGCACAGGATGAGAAGGGCTAGAAAATTCAGTATAACAACTTATCAACTTGAACTGATCAAATTCTTTATCGGACACGCCATCAAAGTGATGGTGGGTTAGCTCCCACCGATTACCAGCTTTAAGTCTTTGTTTGTGATTAACCAGTATGTTAGTAGCCTGTTGCCCAAACCAACGAACAAGAAACTCTCCAGCTCTGCTATCGTAGCCGTTAATTACATTGGATAAAACTGAAGGAAAGGTGGGATCCAAACAAGCTGCAATATATTCCGCTTCTGGAGTCTTTTGATTATCATCACAAGCGACATCAAGAATAACATCCAACGCTAAGCAAAAGTCCTCTCCCTGTGAATAATCATTCCCACCCTGGAAATGATCCCGAATAGCTTGATACCTATTAGCAGGCGCTGACGAGGCCGCTGGCGATGAGGATGAAGACGATGACGACGAGGCATTGGCGCAAGCCAACAACCCACCCACCAGCAAAAAAATGAAGCCACGAAATAAAAACATATGTGCAAATCCCAAATAATGAAGCTGCAATACAGGTAATGCCTGATTAAGGAAAATTCAAGTTTTATTATTTAAGATAAATTGTGTGTGTTTTGTACCATTCCACAAATTCTGCGATCCCCTGGTGAATATCCACCTTGGGGCAATACCCCAACTCTACCTTAGCTTTTTGGATATCGCTGGACGTTTCAACAATATCACCCGGCTGCAGGGGCAAGAAGTTTTTGTTGGCTTTTCTGCCCAAAGCTTCTTCTAACGCCTCAATGAACGTCATCAACGACTGCTTTTGGTCATTCCCCAAATTGTACAAGGGATGTTCCCTGGGTTCTACAGAAGCTGGCCGCCACAGGGCCGCCAAAATACCATCCACAATATCACTAATGTAAGTGTAATCCCGGCTCATCTGGCCATGGTTATAAACGTCAATGGTCTCACCCGCCAAGATCGCTTTGGTGAACTTAAACAACGACATATCGGGGCGCCCCCAGGGGCCATAAACTGTGAAAAGCCGCAGGCCCGTGATGGGGTATCGATATAGATGATAATAGGATTGAGCCATAAGCTCATTAGCCCGTTTGGTGGCTGCATACAAAGAAATGGGGTGCTCAACCGGATCCGATTCCTTAAAAGGCAACGAAGGGTTCAACCCATAGACCGAGGATGTACTGGCATACACCAAATGCTCAAAATTTTCCTGATAACGGCATTGTTCTAACATGACCATGAATCCGGTCACATTGCTGTGAACATAAGGGTAAGGATCAATCAAAGAATACCGCACGCCAGCCTGGGCTGCCAGGTGCACAACATGGGTGATGGGTTTCTCTTGCTGCCACATTTTTTCCATGGCTTGGTGATCCGCCACATCCAGGCAATAAAACTGAAAAAATTCGAAGGATTCCAGCTGTTTCAAACGGTCCTTTTTTAACTGAACACTGTAGTAAGAGTTCAGATTGTCCACACCCACAACTGTATGGCCCTCTTCCAAAAGGCGCTTTGCCACGTGGAACCCGATAAAGCCCGCAGCCCCTGTAACCAGAATTTTTTTAGATAGAGCACTGGTCATGACCTACTCCACCGCCTCGGCCAACTTCTCAGCCTGGTCATGGGAAATCAAGGGATCAATGATATCGTCCAACGCTTCCCCTGCCAAAATCTGCTCTATCTTATAAAGCGTCAAGTTGATCCGGTGGTCACTGACGCGACCTTGCGGAAAGTTATATGTCCGAATACGCTCTGACCGATTGCCAGACCCCACCTGCGTTTTCCGGCTGGCAGCACGTTCGGAATCAAGGCGCATCCGCTCAGCCTCATACAACCGGGCCCGTAAAATCTTCATCGCCTTAGCCTTGTTCTTATGCTGTGATCGCTCATCCTGCTGCGTGACCACGACACCCGTTGGAATATGGGTAATCCGCACCGCACTGTCGGTGGTGTTCACATGCTGCCCACCAGCCCCCGACGCCCGATAGACATCGATCTGCAAGTCTTTTTCATCAATCTGAATGTCAACATCCTCAGCCTCTGGCAAAACCGCCACAGTCGCGGCAGACGTGTGGATACGTCCGCTTGCTTCTGTCTGAGGAACCCGTTGCACACGATGAACACCCGATTCAAATTTCAACCGCGCAAAAACCCCCTTACCAGAAATGGACGCGCTGGCCTCTCGAATAGCGCCCAAGCCGCTGTCGGCTGAGTTCAACAACTCAAACTTCCATCCTTTGACCACTGCATATCGTTGGTACATGCGCAAAAGATCTGCGGCAAACAGGCCAGCCTCCTCCCCGCCTGTGCCCGCGCGAATTTCCAAAATGGCGTTTCGATCATCATCGGCGTCTTTTGGCAACAGCAACAGGCGGATTTGATTTTCCAGGTCTGGAAGCATTTCTTTTAAGGTGTGAAACTCGGAATAAGCCAGCTCGCGCATGTCAGCGTCCAGGCTGCTGTCGTTGGCTAAAAGCTCAGCCTCTTTTAAATCGTGTTGCTGCTTTCGAAGGTCACCAACTGCCTCCGCCACTTCCGTCAAATCAGAATATTCTTTCGACAATCTGGCAAAATCAGCGGGGTCACTGAGCGTGTGAACAGCCAGCGCATCGCGCAGTTCTTGGTGCCTTTGGATTAGGCGGTCTAGTTTTTGATCAAATGACATATTAAATTAAGCTTTTTTCAATGACAAAAGGTGGGGGACAAGGTCAGATATCGACACTATAGTTTCTTTATCGCCAGCTGGGGAAAAATCTTGCTGTAAATAACGAATCTTTACCTGGTTTGATTGATATTCTTCCGGTCGCAACAAAACGGCCACCTGACAGCCGGCTTTATCAGCGGCCTTCAGGCGTTTCGATAAATCCCCTTTTAAGAATACCTCACAAGGAACACAGACATGGCGAAGTTGTTGCGCAAACTTTAAACTGATCGGCTCTAAACCTTCCTCAGCCGCAATCAAGGCAATTTTCAGATGGTCAGGCGTCTTAAAGTCCGTCAGCATCAAAGCCAGACGATCCAGGCCACAAGCCCACCCGACTGCTGGAACGACAGGCCCACCCAATTGCTGCATCAACCCATCATAGCGGCCGCCTGCCAGAATGGCATCTTGCGCCCCAAGCGAGTTGGTCTTGAATTCAAAAGCTGTATGGCAATAATAGTCAAGGCCCCTGACAAGCTTCTGGTTACGGGTGAAATCAATACCTAACGTCACAAGGCCATTTTGAACCTGATCAAAAAAATGGCGAGAATCTTCGGTTAGATATTCGTCAAACAAGGGGGCATCTTGGCACAACACCTGATCGTTAGCATCTTTGGAATCTAAAATCCGCAACGGATTTTTCTCAAGCCGGATTTGACTGTCAGGTGATAAGTCATTTTTATAACGGCCAAAATAATCAACCAAGGCTTGGCGATAGTTTTGGCGGCTTTCTAAATCACCCAGAGTATTCAGGTGCAACTGATAATCGCTAATGCCCCAGGCCTTTAACAGATGGTCAGCCAAAGCGATGCATTCCACATCCGCCAAAGGATGGGCCGAACCGATATATTCCACGCCCAATTGGTAAAACTGTCGGTACCGGCCCTTTTGGGGACGTTCGTACCGAAACATAGGACCGCTGTAAAACAACTTTTGGGGCAACGTCTGGGTCAACCCTGCACTGATAATAGCCCGCGTAACAGGGGCCGTACCCTCGGGCCTTAGGGTCAGCGAATCGCCCCCACGATCAGCAAAGGTGTACATTTCTTTACCCACCACGTCAGAGGTTTCGCCCAAACCCCGTTGGAACAACGACGTATGTTCAAAAATCGGCGTCTCGATTCCCTGATAGCCATAAGCTGCCAAAATATCGAATGCCACACGGTTAAGATAACTGCATTTGGCGTAATCATCGCCTAAAAGATCGCGTGTTCCGCGAACTGGTTGTGTGGACATAAATCACCGAAGTTTTACAAGTAATGCTTGGCATATTAGGGGATAATGTTTTGGGATTCAACCAGTAGCGATCGCACTTCAGGGTTTCTTGATCTTGTACAAACCTATTCATACCTGCCTGAACTTACTGATAACATAATCATTGCATTTCAATTTTTATGTACTATATATCAGGTGACAATCATTTTTAGGGAGCACAAAAATGAGTAAGATTTTATTTTCTTTTTTCTTTTTTTTATTGGGGTTGTTTGAGCTTAGTATGGCATCCCAGAACCCTTTAGCCGATACGCGCTTGTTAACGATCGATGTGAATGCTTTCAGCAAAGCTATGCCAAACCTTGCTCAGCAACCGTCCATTAAAGACGGTATCCTTCCATTTTTCTTAAGCATTGATCACGCTGAACGAGGCACAAAAAGCCAGTCTTTATTCAAAAAACCTGACTATACCGTTTGGTCCGATTTGCTAAGCAAGATGGGAATTCAAGCCAGCGGAGTCAATGTTTTATACGCCCTGAATCGCATTCAACAGGAAGTTGAGCTGGCTATGGATTTGTCACCAACTCAAAAAGATCAGATGCAAGAAATCAGAAAAGGGGCACAAGAGGCTTCCTTGATGTTACTGGGCGGGTGCTGGGGTATTTTGGACGAAAAAACGACCCAAGACCGCTACGGAAATGATATGGAAACTATTCAGAATGTGGTGCAGAACTTAGGTCGTTCTGCGTATAAAGTTGAACAGGATGTGAACACCTTTACGAAAGGACTTCAGCAAAAGATAGAACAATTTCCCAACCCCAATCAACAGGCGCACAGGGATCATGTAACTGTCTTGGTAACTCAGGGATGGTTAATAGAATCACGCACAGCAGACCTCCTTGCAACAGGCAAGGGAATACTTATCGGTGCTTTGACCCCGTCGCAAGCAAGTCTTTGGAGCGCATATGAAAAAAAGGGACCTGTTAACCCATGGGAATGGAACAAAAATGGCGGCATAATTTCCTTCGGGCCTAAGACTGCCCAAAAAACAGCACCTGACGAAAGTTGGATTCAATACTTTGATTCAAAACAGCATCCGTTTCTGACTGACGATTCGGTAGCCCAAAAGGGCCCACTAGGCACAAGTGTTAATTTAAGTTTAAAAGTGCCTAAAAGCGGTTACGAGAGGAGAACTAATTTTAAACATTCTCCTTTGTATAAATCCATCATGAAGGGCGATATAAGCTTAAGCGGCCTCAGTTTTTCAGATTTTATGACGAATTCTAACCCCGCCAATGATTTTCAGAATATTCTAACGAAGAACCTTGATTTAGAAGTGTTATCACTTGGCGCTAGCATTGCCTTATCTGAGGTAGGGCGAATAAGTGACCTCGGTGTGAAAGCCAAAACTCTTATATTGGAAGAGCCGTATTATTCTTATGTTATGATTGAGCATCTGGGGTATGGGGGTTCGAAAAGCCTATTGGACAGCGTCACTTGCTTGTATCTGTTTAGTTGTGATGATGATGTTCTGATCGCGTTGGGCAAAGCAAACCTACAGGAATTGAAGGAATTGGTTTTAATTGATACACAAGTAAAATTAAGTGAAGATAAGGAAGAGGCTTTGGAACAATCTCAACTGTTCAAAAGGCTCAAAAAACTTAAGATATGGGCACGTAATGGTGGTATTACAGAAAAAAGGATTACTAATTTCGTAGGAGAGTTGAAATTGGATAGAAGCACAATCGAGGTCTCGACGACATATGTTCCTAAGTTCCCTCTTGATATACTCCTTTGAAATGATTTTAGGGGTAGAAGCGATTTTACCAACTTTTTTTAAAGCCCCTGATCCATGACGATGCAATCCAACTGTTGTGCTATCTGCCCACACAAAGTCAACCGTAGCTTTCTTTTTTTACTG from Candidatus Finniella inopinata carries:
- the hisS gene encoding histidine--tRNA ligase, whose amino-acid sequence is MSTQPVRGTRDLLGDDYAKCSYLNRVAFDILAAYGYQGIETPIFEHTSLFQRGLGETSDVVGKEMYTFADRGGDSLTLRPEGTAPVTRAIISAGLTQTLPQKLFYSGPMFRYERPQKGRYRQFYQLGVEYIGSAHPLADVECIALADHLLKAWGISDYQLHLNTLGDLESRQNYRQALVDYFGRYKNDLSPDSQIRLEKNPLRILDSKDANDQVLCQDAPLFDEYLTEDSRHFFDQVQNGLVTLGIDFTRNQKLVRGLDYYCHTAFEFKTNSLGAQDAILAGGRYDGLMQQLGGPVVPAVGWACGLDRLALMLTDFKTPDHLKIALIAAEEGLEPISLKFAQQLRHVCVPCEVFLKGDLSKRLKAADKAGCQVAVLLRPEEYQSNQVKIRYLQQDFSPAGDKETIVSISDLVPHLLSLKKA
- the prfA gene encoding peptide chain release factor 1 → MSFDQKLDRLIQRHQELRDALAVHTLSDPADFARLSKEYSDLTEVAEAVGDLRKQQHDLKEAELLANDSSLDADMRELAYSEFHTLKEMLPDLENQIRLLLLPKDADDDRNAILEIRAGTGGEEAGLFAADLLRMYQRYAVVKGWKFELLNSADSGLGAIREASASISGKGVFARLKFESGVHRVQRVPQTEASGRIHTSAATVAVLPEAEDVDIQIDEKDLQIDVYRASGAGGQHVNTTDSAVRITHIPTGVVVTQQDERSQHKNKAKAMKILRARLYEAERMRLDSERAASRKTQVGSGNRSERIRTYNFPQGRVSDHRINLTLYKIEQILAGEALDDIIDPLISHDQAEKLAEAVE